A portion of the Pseudomonadales bacterium genome contains these proteins:
- a CDS encoding glycosyltransferase, producing MKRILVLTFSDVARDPRVRRQCSLVAKHGRVVLASPGSNPFENIDHVALGEGCKRSLTDRLLTAFRLGVRAFDACYWSQTLVRDALARLGGDHFDLVVANDLECLPLALTLAQQSPVILDAHEYAPAEFDDQLFWRILIAPYRRYLCARYMRMCAGVTTVSEGIAEEYRKHYCDAVSVFPNACDSVDLDPVVPEPGRIELVHHGLALPSRCLERMVDMFAYLDDRFALTFMLLPGPQGYLEKLKRRAAEYHRIRFAEPVPVTEICRATNRFDVGIFLLPPMNFNYAHALPNKFFEFVQARLAVAIGPSPEMMRYVHDHGLGVVSDDFDAKNFATALNHMTEDDCWRYKQNAHAAAQSLAFSTYAQRFEMLVASNLEAK from the coding sequence GTGAAGCGGATTCTTGTACTCACATTCAGCGATGTTGCTCGTGATCCTCGTGTGCGGCGTCAGTGCAGCCTGGTAGCAAAACACGGAAGGGTCGTGCTCGCATCGCCAGGATCGAATCCCTTTGAAAATATTGACCACGTGGCGTTGGGCGAAGGCTGCAAGCGTAGTCTGACGGATCGGCTGCTCACAGCGTTTCGACTGGGCGTCAGAGCATTCGATGCGTGCTATTGGTCCCAGACCCTGGTGCGTGATGCCCTCGCGAGGTTGGGTGGCGACCACTTCGACCTCGTGGTGGCGAATGATCTCGAATGCCTGCCACTAGCCTTGACATTGGCGCAGCAGTCGCCAGTGATCCTCGATGCTCATGAATATGCACCTGCGGAATTCGACGACCAACTGTTCTGGCGGATTCTGATTGCTCCTTATCGTCGTTACCTATGTGCCCGGTATATGCGGATGTGTGCGGGAGTGACCACAGTGTCTGAAGGTATCGCTGAGGAATATCGCAAACATTATTGCGATGCCGTTTCCGTCTTCCCTAACGCCTGCGATTCGGTAGATCTGGATCCGGTTGTACCCGAGCCGGGTCGCATCGAGCTGGTGCATCACGGATTGGCGCTGCCCTCGCGCTGCCTGGAGCGGATGGTTGACATGTTCGCATACCTGGATGATCGATTTGCCCTGACATTCATGTTGCTTCCCGGACCGCAAGGATATCTGGAAAAACTCAAGCGACGCGCTGCGGAATACCACCGGATTCGGTTTGCCGAACCGGTACCTGTTACGGAGATATGCAGGGCCACGAACCGTTTCGATGTGGGAATCTTTCTGCTGCCGCCGATGAATTTCAATTATGCTCATGCGTTGCCAAACAAGTTTTTCGAATTTGTACAGGCACGGCTTGCCGTTGCGATTGGCCCTTCACCCGAGATGATGCGTTATGTCCATGATCATGGGCTTGGCGTGGTGTCCGATGATTTTGATGCCAAAAATTTTGCAACTGCCCTGAATCATATGACTGAAGATGATTGCTGGAGATACAAGCAGAACGCTCATGCGGCAGCGCAGTCGCTCGCGTTTTCCACGTATGCGCAGAGATTCGAAATGCTTGTTGCATCCAATCTAGAAGCGAAATAG
- a CDS encoding glycosyltransferase, producing the protein MTDTASNGSRLDASPMRVLIVAAHYPPVNSVAATRPAQWARLLSQRGCVVSVLTTAIREGSLQGYDLTVPPGELIRVAVPGSRLIARLDSPFAEPGSGRGERSQHRPGMIARLTSWLRRSRGVFTSARMPDHHDLWMLAALWRIRGRRWDVVISTHGPYACHLVGYYLRRRGRARRWISDYRDLWVDNHIYPGLFPFTSLERYLEAVFCHNADVITTVSDGLAARLASRHGRQVEVIHNTIDLDMWRHLDATPAFPSDECVRLVYTGTVYPVGQDPEILFRALALVRSRAPTEFARLRMVFAGKSQSSIRELASHYGMTDILDQPGQVSRDLALRMQRDAGVLIFFNFCADGHAGILTSKLFEYLVSGTRILSMGTKKDPSTAAMLARSERGLDFGDDVSELAKEIERLASHSATEEKYVLASTREFVDSERCGDALYRLLGEQPDSLLRPDWMVRS; encoded by the coding sequence ATGACTGATACGGCCAGCAACGGCAGTCGACTCGATGCATCACCAATGCGGGTGTTGATTGTTGCTGCCCATTACCCTCCAGTGAATTCCGTTGCGGCCACAAGGCCCGCTCAGTGGGCACGCCTGCTGTCGCAGCGAGGATGCGTTGTTTCTGTGTTGACCACAGCAATACGTGAGGGAAGTCTGCAGGGCTATGATCTAACGGTTCCGCCTGGCGAACTGATTCGGGTTGCGGTCCCCGGCAGCAGACTGATAGCCCGACTGGATTCCCCATTTGCGGAGCCAGGAAGTGGCAGAGGGGAGCGATCGCAGCATCGACCGGGAATGATTGCACGGCTGACAAGCTGGCTGCGTCGATCGCGAGGAGTCTTCACGTCTGCACGAATGCCGGACCACCATGATCTATGGATGCTCGCGGCATTATGGCGAATCAGGGGACGACGCTGGGATGTCGTGATAAGCACGCATGGTCCTTATGCCTGTCACCTCGTCGGCTACTACTTGCGGCGTCGCGGCCGCGCCCGACGATGGATTTCCGATTACAGAGACCTTTGGGTGGATAATCATATCTATCCAGGTTTGTTCCCTTTTACGTCGCTGGAACGTTACCTGGAAGCCGTTTTCTGTCATAACGCTGACGTGATCACCACGGTCAGCGACGGGTTGGCGGCTCGCCTGGCGTCGCGACACGGTCGCCAGGTCGAAGTGATACATAATACGATCGATCTGGATATGTGGCGCCACCTGGATGCCACTCCGGCTTTTCCCTCGGACGAATGTGTTCGCCTCGTGTATACCGGGACGGTTTATCCAGTTGGACAAGATCCGGAAATCCTCTTCAGGGCGCTTGCGCTGGTACGCAGCCGCGCGCCGACGGAGTTTGCACGCCTTCGCATGGTGTTCGCCGGGAAGTCCCAATCAAGTATCCGGGAACTCGCGAGTCATTACGGAATGACCGATATCCTGGATCAACCCGGACAGGTCTCGCGTGATCTCGCATTGCGAATGCAGCGGGACGCAGGCGTTCTGATCTTTTTTAATTTCTGTGCCGACGGTCATGCAGGAATCCTGACATCGAAGCTGTTTGAATATCTGGTCTCGGGCACGCGCATTCTGTCGATGGGAACAAAAAAGGATCCTTCGACTGCTGCGATGCTGGCTCGCAGCGAGCGTGGCCTGGATTTCGGGGATGATGTTTCGGAGCTTGCAAAGGAAATTGAGCGATTGGCATCGCATTCTGCCACGGAAGAAAAATACGTGCTTGCATCGACGCGCGAATTTGTGGATTCAGAACGGTGTGGGGATGCGCTGTATCGATTGCTCGGAGAGCAACCCGATTCTCTCCTGCGCCCGGATTGGATGGTTCGTTCGTGA
- a CDS encoding DegT/DnrJ/EryC1/StrS family aminotransferase, with product MEFAGIAAQTRRLRRGIDSRMTKVVDHGMFIRGPEVDELERLLSSFVGVPHCVSCANGTDALQLSLMALGVGRGDEVIVPAFSFFATAEAVLLVGAEPVFVDIDPVTFCMDVALVERAITARTRAIIMVSLFGQCPDLDTLTDIKSSRGLALIEDAAQSFGATYKGKRSCSLSDIACTSFFPSKPLGCFGDGGAIFSRDSGLGERLLALSQHGQTRRYHHEHIGMNSRLDTLQAAVLLEKLTVFEDEIAARAQVAGWYGEELDGLPLTLPCVAEGNVSVWAQYTIRVEGRDSLAAALRQSGIPTAVHYPMALHQQGAIRSASSMPAAERAAAEVLSLPMHPYLQRDDIARIGHVIREYWSING from the coding sequence ATCGAGTTTGCAGGTATTGCGGCTCAGACACGCCGTCTTCGACGTGGAATCGATTCGCGGATGACGAAGGTTGTTGATCATGGGATGTTCATTCGGGGTCCGGAGGTCGATGAACTCGAACGCCTGTTATCGTCCTTCGTGGGTGTTCCTCATTGTGTATCCTGTGCGAATGGGACCGATGCGCTGCAACTGTCATTGATGGCTCTCGGCGTCGGCCGAGGCGATGAAGTGATCGTTCCCGCCTTTTCGTTCTTCGCTACCGCAGAAGCGGTCTTGCTGGTTGGAGCAGAACCAGTTTTCGTTGATATCGATCCCGTGACGTTCTGCATGGATGTCGCGTTGGTTGAGCGAGCGATCACGGCACGTACGCGAGCGATCATCATGGTGTCATTGTTCGGGCAATGCCCGGATCTCGATACATTGACTGACATCAAGTCATCACGGGGCCTGGCCCTGATCGAGGATGCCGCGCAGAGCTTTGGTGCAACGTACAAGGGAAAGCGGTCGTGCTCGCTGAGCGATATTGCATGTACATCCTTTTTTCCGAGCAAACCCCTCGGTTGTTTTGGTGATGGTGGTGCGATTTTCAGCCGGGATTCCGGTCTCGGAGAGCGTCTGCTCGCTCTTTCCCAGCACGGACAGACTCGCCGCTACCATCATGAACATATCGGCATGAACAGTCGGCTCGACACACTGCAGGCGGCCGTATTGCTGGAAAAGCTGACGGTCTTTGAAGATGAAATCGCAGCAAGAGCACAGGTCGCAGGGTGGTATGGAGAAGAATTGGACGGTTTGCCGCTGACGTTGCCTTGCGTCGCAGAAGGCAATGTCAGTGTCTGGGCACAATACACGATACGCGTGGAAGGGCGTGATTCGCTTGCCGCCGCGTTGCGGCAATCGGGAATCCCTACAGCAGTCCACTACCCGATGGCGCTGCATCAGCAGGGCGCGATCCGGTCGGCTTCGTCCATGCCGGCCGCAGAGCGGGCGGCGGCTGAAGTGCTCAGCCTGCCGATGCATCCGTACTTGCAGCGAGACGATATCGCGCGGATTGGGCACGTCATACGCGAATACTGGTCCATCAATGGATGA
- a CDS encoding N-acetyltransferase: MLNGPVLHPSAIVDADAAIGDGTRVWHWVHVCSGASIGRSCILGQGVYVGPGVVIGNNVKIQNNVSVFDGVVLEDDVFCGPSAVFTNVINPRAFVDRKAEFRVTRVMRGASLGANCTIVCGVTIGRYALIGAGAVVTHDVADFELVTGVPARRTGWVSRVGERLNFSNEVDNTATCPRTGERYRLMDGMVTEVSA; encoded by the coding sequence ATGTTGAACGGTCCTGTGTTGCATCCGAGCGCGATCGTCGATGCGGATGCTGCCATTGGAGATGGCACAAGGGTATGGCATTGGGTTCATGTGTGTTCGGGAGCGAGCATCGGGAGAAGTTGCATATTGGGTCAAGGGGTTTACGTTGGTCCCGGAGTCGTGATCGGAAACAACGTAAAGATCCAGAACAATGTGTCGGTTTTCGATGGTGTGGTTCTCGAAGATGATGTGTTCTGCGGTCCCAGTGCGGTATTTACCAACGTAATCAATCCCCGAGCGTTCGTCGACCGAAAGGCCGAGTTCCGGGTAACGCGAGTCATGCGAGGGGCGAGTCTCGGGGCGAATTGTACGATCGTCTGCGGCGTCACAATCGGACGCTATGCCCTGATCGGTGCAGGAGCCGTGGTAACGCATGACGTTGCTGATTTCGAGTTGGTAACCGGAGTGCCTGCACGCAGAACGGGATGGGTCAGTCGTGTGGGAGAAAGATTGAATTTTTCAAACGAGGTGGATAATACGGCAACGTGTCCTCGCACGGGGGAACGATATCGATTGATGGATGGGATGGTAACCGAGGTGTCGGCATGA
- a CDS encoding Gfo/Idh/MocA family oxidoreductase, whose protein sequence is MANFALIGAAGYVAPRHMRAISESGNDLVVAYDPSDSVGVLDSYFPNAHFFTEFERFDRHVDKLQRRGGNQRIDYVSVCSPNYLHDAHVRFALRCGANAVCEKPLVLNPWNLDGLKEMEIVTGRRVACVLQLRLHPALLQLREDLMTGPERHHEVDLVYVTPRGKWYLASWKGDEAKSGGIATNIGIHLFDLLLWLFGPVRHSEVAIREPLRAAGRLELARAHVRWHLSADPADCTRRGRARTAFRQLTVDGNPVEFSDGFVDLHTQAYRHAIEKGGFRIDDVEPSIVLAHQIRNCALNPAALPEGGIC, encoded by the coding sequence GTGGCCAACTTTGCGTTGATTGGTGCGGCGGGGTATGTGGCGCCGCGACATATGCGTGCCATCAGTGAATCCGGTAATGATCTCGTTGTTGCGTACGATCCGAGCGATTCGGTGGGTGTGCTCGACAGCTATTTTCCAAATGCGCACTTTTTTACCGAGTTCGAGCGTTTCGACCGCCATGTAGACAAACTGCAGCGGCGTGGCGGCAACCAGCGCATCGATTATGTTTCCGTCTGCTCACCGAATTACCTTCACGATGCTCATGTCCGGTTTGCCTTGCGCTGCGGAGCGAATGCGGTTTGCGAGAAGCCACTCGTGCTGAATCCATGGAATCTGGATGGCCTGAAGGAAATGGAAATCGTGACGGGCAGGCGAGTTGCCTGTGTGCTGCAGCTGCGCCTGCACCCGGCGCTGCTCCAGTTGCGCGAAGACCTGATGACAGGGCCTGAGAGACACCACGAGGTCGATCTGGTTTATGTGACTCCGCGCGGAAAATGGTATCTCGCTTCATGGAAGGGCGATGAGGCCAAGAGCGGAGGAATTGCGACCAATATTGGCATTCACCTGTTCGACCTGCTGTTGTGGCTGTTCGGCCCTGTTCGTCACAGCGAAGTCGCCATACGTGAGCCGTTGCGAGCGGCGGGAAGGCTCGAGCTGGCCAGGGCTCATGTACGTTGGCACCTCTCTGCCGATCCAGCCGACTGTACGCGTCGGGGGCGCGCCAGGACGGCGTTCCGCCAGCTTACGGTCGATGGCAATCCGGTCGAGTTTTCGGACGGGTTCGTCGATCTCCATACGCAGGCATATCGACATGCGATCGAAAAGGGTGGCTTTCGGATCGACGATGTCGAGCCATCGATCGTGTTGGCTCACCAGATCCGTAATTGTGCGTTGAACCCAGCAGCACTGCCGGAAGGTGGAATATGTTGA
- a CDS encoding glycosyltransferase family 2 protein has translation MDPALAVELSGERTPVRVSVIIPAKNEESRIGAIVSDVLARHPEFEVLVIDDGSSDGTVSEAKAAGAAVVSHPYSKGNGAAIKTGVRSATGDVLVFMDGDGQHLPEDIGALLLRLQSGYDMVVGARCATGQANSSRRIANGVFNRFASWMVGHQIMDLTSGFRAAYRERFVEFLYLLPNGFSYPTTSTMAFFRSGYSVSYVPIRVLPRHGRSHIFALRDGIKFLLIIFRVGTLYSPLRIYFPVAFALGVLGLGYYAYTFLTYGRFTNMSALLLIGSLVTFLFGLLSEQITSLIYKRDRM, from the coding sequence ATGGATCCGGCGCTTGCGGTAGAGTTGTCAGGAGAAAGGACGCCAGTGCGAGTTTCGGTCATCATTCCCGCGAAAAACGAGGAGTCACGCATCGGAGCCATTGTTTCCGACGTGCTGGCGCGGCATCCGGAATTTGAGGTACTCGTCATCGACGATGGGTCGTCTGATGGAACCGTTTCGGAGGCAAAGGCGGCTGGGGCCGCAGTCGTATCGCATCCGTATTCGAAGGGAAACGGAGCGGCGATCAAGACCGGAGTGCGAAGCGCTACGGGTGATGTTCTGGTGTTCATGGACGGTGACGGGCAGCATCTGCCTGAAGACATCGGTGCGCTTTTGCTCAGGCTGCAGTCTGGCTATGACATGGTCGTCGGTGCGCGTTGTGCCACCGGACAGGCAAATAGCTCACGCCGCATTGCAAACGGAGTGTTCAATCGCTTCGCGTCATGGATGGTCGGGCACCAGATAATGGACCTCACCTCCGGTTTTCGTGCTGCATATCGTGAGCGATTCGTCGAGTTTCTGTACCTCTTGCCTAACGGATTTTCCTACCCGACAACCAGTACGATGGCATTCTTCAGGTCAGGGTATTCGGTCAGTTACGTTCCAATTCGCGTACTGCCGCGCCACGGGCGATCACATATCTTTGCTCTTCGTGATGGCATCAAGTTCCTGCTGATCATCTTCAGGGTCGGCACACTGTACTCGCCATTGCGTATTTACTTTCCGGTGGCATTCGCGTTGGGGGTCTTGGGATTGGGATACTACGCATACACTTTCCTTACGTACGGAAGGTTCACCAACATGAGCGCACTGTTATTGATCGGTTCATTGGTCACGTTCTTGTTTGGCTTGTTGTCGGAACAGATAACGTCGTTGATTTATAAACGGGACAGGATGTAA
- a CDS encoding pilin, whose translation MKQVQKGFTLIELMIVIAIVGILAAVALPAYQDYTVRAKLSEVMARGSEAKTALTEYYAAKGALPTSASTAVFNTGPAGKVRGVSWTKVDATHGRIELAIVNTAASNGISELANTENTLAFGATVTGSGVITWACGQDNNTTVPAKYRPGSCK comes from the coding sequence ATGAAGCAAGTACAGAAGGGTTTTACCCTCATTGAATTGATGATCGTGATCGCGATCGTGGGCATCCTGGCGGCAGTGGCACTGCCGGCGTATCAGGATTACACGGTAAGGGCGAAGTTGAGTGAAGTGATGGCGCGTGGTTCGGAAGCGAAGACGGCACTGACCGAATACTATGCTGCAAAAGGCGCACTGCCGACGAGCGCTTCCACCGCCGTATTCAATACTGGGCCTGCCGGAAAGGTTCGTGGTGTTTCCTGGACAAAAGTTGATGCTACGCACGGTAGAATCGAACTTGCGATCGTTAACACTGCTGCGTCCAATGGAATTTCAGAACTCGCAAATACCGAGAATACGCTGGCATTTGGCGCAACCGTTACCGGTTCTGGCGTTATTACATGGGCGTGTGGACAAGACAACAACACCACGGTGCCTGCCAAGTACCGTCCCGGAAGCTGCAAGTGA
- the pilB gene encoding type IV-A pilus assembly ATPase PilB, producing the protein MNVNAAPPLTGLARRLVQDGILEEQVARSAVQDARTRKLHFVAHVVESGLANSMRVAESASDEFGTPLLDLSAFNLDTCPKSLVDVKLIEKHRTIPLFKRGNRLYIAVSDPTNLFALDEIKFHTGISTEAVLVDETSLARAMQKFLKAAEEASGGAFSDLDAVGLEDLDIEGGEAKADEGDVRTDTDETPIVRFVNKVLVDAIRGGASDVHFEPYEKTYRIRYRTDGILHEVARPPVALAPRLAARLKVMSQMDISERRVPQDGRIKMRLSKTRAIDFRVNTLPTIFGEKVVLRILDPASAQLGIEALGFEAYQRELYMHYLMQPQGMMLFTGPTGSGKTVSMYTGLGILNTDERNISTAEDPVEINMSGINQVHVNARVGLTFAEALRSFLRQDPDVIMVGEIRDLETAEIAVKAAQTGHMVMSTLHTNSACETITRLLNMGVAPFNVATSVNLIIAQRLARRLCQHCATELRLPEEVLLDEGFRPDELPTLTIKKPVGCDKCLNGYKGRVGIYETVPVTKELAEIILAGGNAMELSAMARKQGYDDLRRSALIKAGRGLTSLEEVNRVTKD; encoded by the coding sequence ATGAACGTGAACGCGGCACCACCGCTGACCGGGCTGGCCCGGAGACTGGTGCAGGACGGCATCCTCGAGGAGCAGGTCGCCCGTTCGGCAGTGCAGGATGCGCGCACGCGCAAGCTGCACTTCGTCGCGCACGTAGTCGAGAGCGGCCTCGCGAACAGCATGCGGGTGGCGGAGTCGGCCTCGGACGAGTTCGGCACGCCGCTGCTCGACCTCTCGGCATTCAACCTCGACACGTGCCCGAAGAGCCTCGTCGACGTCAAGCTGATCGAGAAGCACCGCACCATTCCGCTGTTCAAGCGCGGCAACCGGCTCTACATCGCGGTGTCGGACCCCACCAATCTCTTCGCGCTGGACGAGATCAAGTTCCATACCGGGATCAGCACCGAGGCGGTGCTGGTCGACGAGACCTCGCTCGCACGCGCGATGCAGAAGTTCCTGAAGGCGGCCGAGGAAGCCTCGGGTGGCGCCTTCAGCGATCTGGACGCGGTAGGGCTGGAAGACCTCGACATCGAGGGTGGCGAAGCGAAGGCGGATGAAGGGGACGTTCGCACCGACACCGACGAGACGCCCATCGTGCGCTTCGTGAACAAGGTGCTGGTGGACGCGATCCGCGGCGGCGCCTCCGACGTGCACTTCGAGCCCTACGAGAAGACCTACCGCATCCGTTACCGCACCGACGGTATCCTGCACGAGGTGGCCAGGCCGCCGGTCGCCCTTGCTCCACGGCTTGCAGCACGCCTGAAGGTGATGTCGCAGATGGACATCTCCGAGCGGCGTGTTCCGCAGGACGGGCGCATCAAGATGCGGCTGTCGAAGACACGCGCCATCGACTTTCGCGTGAACACGCTGCCGACGATCTTCGGCGAGAAGGTGGTGCTGCGTATCCTAGACCCGGCAAGCGCGCAGCTCGGCATCGAGGCGCTCGGTTTCGAGGCGTACCAGCGCGAGCTGTACATGCACTACCTGATGCAGCCGCAGGGAATGATGCTGTTCACCGGCCCCACCGGCAGCGGCAAGACGGTGTCGATGTACACCGGGCTCGGCATCCTGAACACCGACGAGCGCAACATCTCCACCGCGGAAGATCCGGTGGAGATCAACATGAGCGGCATCAACCAGGTGCACGTGAACGCGCGGGTCGGGCTGACGTTCGCCGAGGCCTTGCGCTCGTTCCTGCGCCAGGACCCGGACGTGATCATGGTGGGGGAGATCCGCGACCTGGAAACCGCCGAAATCGCGGTGAAAGCGGCGCAGACCGGCCACATGGTGATGTCGACGCTGCACACCAACTCGGCCTGCGAGACGATCACCCGTTTGCTGAACATGGGCGTGGCGCCGTTCAACGTGGCCACCTCGGTGAACCTGATCATCGCACAGCGCCTCGCGCGCCGGCTGTGCCAGCACTGTGCGACGGAATTGCGCCTGCCCGAAGAGGTGCTGCTCGACGAGGGGTTCCGGCCCGACGAACTGCCCACGCTGACGATCAAGAAGCCGGTGGGTTGCGACAAGTGCCTGAACGGCTACAAGGGCCGGGTGGGTATCTACGAAACGGTTCCGGTCACGAAGGAGCTGGCCGAAATCATCCTGGCAGGTGGAAATGCGATGGAACTCTCGGCCATGGCGCGCAAGCAGGGCTACGATGACCTGCGACGCTCCGCCTTGATAAAGGCAGGCCGCGGGCTCACCAGCCTGGAAGAAGTCAACCGCGTTACGAAGGACTGA
- a CDS encoding type II secretion system F family protein: MAQAAHASQLLKTETFHYQGKDRRGSPVQGEIKSESISLAKAQLRKQGILAQTVRKKGKPLFGERKKAITPADIAVFSRQLATMMKAGVPLVQSFDIVADGQDNAAFRELIVTLRNDVAGGNSLASALAKHPRQFDDLFCNLVHAGEQSGKLDSMLDRVATYKEKTEALKAKIRKALTYPAAVILVAIIVTTILLIWVVPQFAETFSSFGADLPAFTLLVLKMSQFMQAYWWVVLGSLAAAGFAFREARLRNKKFADQVDALTLRIPIVGPIVKEAVVARFARTLCTTFAAGVPLVEALESVAGAAGNAVYAKAIRQIRDDVTVGTQLNHAIRSTNIFPMMLLHMVAIGEESGALDSMLDKVATHFETEVDNKVDGLTSLLEPLIMAVLGVLVGGLMVAMYLPIFMLGSVM, from the coding sequence ATGGCACAGGCGGCGCACGCGTCCCAACTTCTCAAGACCGAAACCTTCCATTACCAGGGCAAGGACCGGCGCGGCAGCCCGGTGCAGGGCGAGATCAAGAGCGAGAGCATTTCCCTGGCGAAGGCGCAACTGCGCAAGCAGGGCATCCTGGCGCAGACGGTGCGCAAGAAGGGCAAGCCGCTGTTCGGCGAGCGCAAGAAGGCGATCACGCCGGCAGACATCGCCGTTTTCTCACGCCAGCTCGCAACGATGATGAAGGCCGGCGTGCCGCTGGTGCAGTCCTTCGACATCGTGGCCGACGGGCAGGACAACGCGGCATTCCGCGAGCTGATCGTGACCCTGCGCAACGACGTGGCGGGCGGCAACAGCCTGGCGTCCGCGCTCGCGAAGCATCCGCGCCAGTTCGACGACCTGTTCTGCAACCTGGTGCACGCCGGCGAACAGTCGGGAAAGCTGGACTCGATGCTCGATCGCGTGGCGACGTACAAGGAGAAGACCGAGGCGCTGAAGGCCAAGATCCGCAAGGCGCTGACCTACCCGGCGGCGGTGATCCTGGTCGCGATCATCGTGACCACGATCCTGCTGATCTGGGTGGTGCCGCAGTTCGCCGAGACCTTCAGCAGTTTCGGTGCCGACCTGCCGGCGTTCACGCTGCTGGTCCTGAAGATGTCGCAGTTCATGCAGGCGTACTGGTGGGTCGTACTGGGCAGCCTGGCGGCGGCGGGCTTTGCGTTCCGGGAAGCGCGGCTGCGAAACAAGAAATTCGCTGACCAGGTCGATGCGCTGACGCTGCGGATTCCGATCGTCGGGCCGATCGTGAAGGAAGCCGTGGTGGCGCGCTTTGCACGTACGCTGTGCACCACCTTCGCGGCCGGTGTGCCGCTGGTGGAGGCGCTGGAGTCGGTGGCGGGTGCTGCCGGCAACGCCGTTTACGCAAAGGCGATCCGCCAGATCCGCGACGACGTGACGGTGGGTACGCAGCTCAACCACGCAATTCGTTCGACCAACATCTTCCCGATGATGCTGCTGCACATGGTGGCGATCGGCGAAGAGTCCGGCGCGCTCGATTCGATGCTGGACAAGGTGGCGACGCACTTCGAGACGGAGGTCGACAACAAGGTCGATGGCCTGACCTCGTTGCTCGAGCCGCTGATCATGGCGGTGCTGGGCGTGCTGGTAGGCGGGCTGATGGTGGCGATGTATCTGCCGATCTTCATGCTTGGTTCCGTGATGTGA
- a CDS encoding prepilin peptidase: MQTATLIEFLAANPTLFGTGIAILALLIGSFLNVVILRLPRMMEHTWRREALQLLQSDVSLGGGSGAEALSLAHPPSTCPKCGHLIRPWENIPVISYLFLRGRCAKCREPISARYPLVEAATAVLSVVVALHFGVSWTCVLALLFTWALIALTMIDFDHQLLPDSITLPLLWLGLLVNSFGVLVPLVDAVWGAALGYLSLWSVYWAFRLLTGKEGMGFGDFKLLAALGAWLGWQALPLVIILSSLVGAVIGVVLIVALGRDRNVPIPFGPYLAAAGWITLLWGDAISGVYLSTVAP, encoded by the coding sequence ATGCAGACCGCCACGCTGATCGAATTCCTCGCTGCCAACCCCACCCTCTTCGGCACCGGCATTGCGATCCTGGCACTGCTGATCGGCAGCTTCCTGAACGTGGTGATCCTGCGCCTGCCGCGCATGATGGAACACACCTGGCGGCGCGAGGCGCTGCAGTTGCTGCAATCCGACGTCAGTCTTGGTGGCGGCAGCGGTGCCGAGGCGCTGAGCCTTGCCCACCCGCCGTCGACCTGCCCGAAGTGCGGGCATCTGATCCGGCCGTGGGAGAACATCCCGGTCATCAGCTATCTGTTCCTGCGCGGGCGCTGCGCGAAGTGCCGCGAACCCATCTCGGCGCGCTACCCGCTGGTGGAGGCGGCAACGGCGGTGCTGTCCGTAGTCGTGGCGCTGCACTTCGGCGTTAGCTGGACCTGCGTGCTGGCGCTGCTGTTCACGTGGGCGCTGATCGCGCTGACGATGATCGACTTCGATCACCAGTTGCTGCCCGACAGCATCACGCTGCCACTGCTGTGGCTCGGACTGCTCGTGAATTCCTTCGGCGTGCTGGTGCCGCTGGTGGACGCGGTGTGGGGCGCGGCGCTCGGGTATCTGTCGTTGTGGAGCGTCTACTGGGCATTCAGGCTGCTGACCGGCAAGGAAGGCATGGGTTTCGGTGATTTCAAGCTGCTGGCCGCGCTCGGTGCATGGCTGGGCTGGCAGGCACTGCCGCTGGTGATCATCCTGTCGTCGCTGGTCGGCGCGGTGATCGGCGTGGTGCTGATCGTCGCGCTCGGGCGCGACCGCAATGTGCCGATTCCGTTCGGTCCCTATCTGGCCGCAGCGGGCTGGATCACGCTGCTGTGGGGAGATGCCATCAGCGGCGTGTATTTGTCCACCGTAGCGCCGTAG